CCCGAACGGCGTCTTCTTCTCAGTGTGGTACGCCACCATCTCGGTGACGTCGTGGAACGAGAGGTTGCCGCGGACGAGCGGGGCGTCCTCGAGCGTCATCGGCGTGCCGTCCGGGTAGGCCGGCGCGCCGTCGCCGCCGAGGCGGTCGTAAGCGGACTTGGAGGTGACGGTGGCCACAGTCGTTGGGTCTTAGGCTTCGGCTTCCGCGTCGGCCGCGTGCGCCTCGGGGGCGCCGTGGCCGTGCTCGACGGCGTCGAACGGCGTCGCGAGGCCCGGGTGCGGGTTCCGCAGGCGGGCGAGGTAGGTCAGGCGCGGCTTGACGGCCAGCTCCGCGAGGAGCGCGTAGTTCCGCGGGCTCGTCTTGCTCCGGCTCACGGCGCTGCCGGCGTTGCGGAGGTCGCCGAACACGATGGCGTCGGCCGGGCACGCCTGCTGGCAGGCCGTGACGACCTCGCCGTCTTCAAGGGGGCGGTCCTCGATGTGCGCGTACTGCTGCGCCTGGCGGATCCGCTGGACGCAGAACGTGCACTTCTCCATCACGCCGCGGTAGCGGACCGTGACGTACGGGTTCGACTGCATCTGGACCTCCGTCGGGAGCGTCTTGGTCCAGTTGTAGAAGTTGTACCGGCGGACCTTGTAGGGGCAGTTGTTGGCGCAGTACCGGGTCCCGATGCACCGGTTGTACGTCATCTCGTTGAGCCCGTCCGGCGAGTGCGCGGTCGCGTTGACCGGGCAAACCTGCTCGCACGGCGCGTTCTCGCAGTGGACACACATCATCGGCTGCGGGACCATGCCCGGGTCCGACTCGTCGGCGCCGACGTAGTAGCGGTCGAGGCGGAGCCAGTGCATCTCGCGGCCGCGTGCGACCTGGTCCTTGCCCACGACCGGCACGTTGTTCTCGGCCTGACAGGCGACGACGCACGCGTTGCACCCGGTGCACGCGTTGAGGTCGACCGTCATGCCCCACTGGTTCTCGGAGTAGAGCCAGTCGCCGATGGCGGGGTCCTCGGAGGCCGCGTTGTCGTCGCCCCAGAGCGGGTCGAAGTTTTCCCAGGGCGTGTCCTCGACGTAGTGGTCCTCGATCTTGGCGAAGGCCGGGTCCGCGAGGTACTCCTCGACGGTCGCCGAGCGGACGATGGCCCGGCCCTCCATCTGGCCGTGGTCCTGCGTGCTCGCCAGGAGGTAGTCGTCGGCGACCTCCTCGATGTCGACGCCCGGGAGGACGGCGGTGTTGGCGAGCGACCGGCACCGCTCGACGCGGGCCGAGGGCGCTCCGGAGGAGAGCTCGGCGCCGACGAACGCCGAGATCGTCCCGGCGCGGTACACGTCGGTGTCGACGCTGCCCGGCCGGAGCCACCGGTTGATCCGCCCGAACACGTTCATGTCCTCGATCTCCCGGTCGGTCGCGAGGTCGCGGCCGTAGCCGAGGAACGCCGTGATCGAGTCGTCGGGGTGGCCCGGCTGGACCCATACGGGCAGTTCGACGGGCGTCCCGGCGGCGGTCGTGATGCGGATGACGCGGGCGTAGTTCTTCCCGGCGTCGAGGGCCGTGCCCTCGAACTGGTCGTCGTGGTCCTCGTCGAAGCGGGTCTCCGCGTCGAGCCCGAGCCGGACGGCCGTGCGAGGCGAGATGAGGGCGGCGGGGTCCCAGGTCAGCTTCGTGACCGGGTGCGGCGCCTCCTGCATCCACGACACGTTCGAGAACGCGCCGTCGTAGAGCGTCGGACTGAGGCGAGTGACGAGCTCGATGGCCCCCTCCGTCGGCGGCTCGAGGCCGGAGAGGTCGGCGGTGCCGCCGCCCGCCCCGATGGAAGCGAAGGCCGTGTCGGCGACGAACCCGTCGTGGAGGGCCGTCCGCCAGGCGGTCTCAAAGCCGCCGCCGAGCCGCTGGCGCCACGCCTGCCGGAGCAGGTCGTAGCCGGCGTTGTTGCGGCCGGTCGCGAGCGTGTTGAGGACCTCGAGGTCCGAGTGGGCGTCGGCGTAGAGCGGGGCGATGAGCGGCTGGACGACGGACAGCGTGCCGTCGTAGGCGCGGGCGTCGCCCCAGCTCTCGAGGTAGTGGGCGCTGGGGAGGTGCCACGTCGCGCGCTGGCCCGTCTCGTCGCGGTAGAGCCCGTGGTGGATCGAGACCGGGACGCTCGCGAGGGCCGCCTCGAACTGGAGCTCGGCCGGGAGGCTGTACACCGGGTTCGTGCCCAGCATCAGGAGCACGTCGACGTCGCCGGCCGCCATGTCGCGGACGAGTTCGACGAGTTGCGGGCCGACCGGCTCGACCGGCTCCGCGCCGGTGGCGAGGTACTCGACCACGCCGCCGCCGAACTGTCCGTTGAGGGCCGCGGCGAGCGCGTGGACCTGCGGCGGCTGCGTCGGGCCGGCGACGAAGGCGGCAGCCCCGCCCGCGGCCCGGACGTCCTGGACGATGGCGTCGATGAACGGCTGCATCTCGGCCGAGACCGAGGCGCGCGCGCCGGTCCCGACGCCCAGCCCCTGGGCGATCGCGGCGGCCACGAACGGGACCGCGCCGGCCTTCACGGCCTTTCGGTGGTCGGCCATCCCGCCCGTCATCGTCATCGTCGACTCGATGGCGTAGAGCCGCGACATCGAGCCGCGCTCGTCGACGCGGCGGGAGGCGGCGTACTGGCGGTTGTTCCAGACCGTGTTCGGGTCCTCGGCGCCGAGGAAGTCGGCGTCGAGGGAGACGATCACGTCCGCCTCGGCGAAGCGGTAGAGCGGGCGGGCCGGCTGGCCGAGCGCCTGCTGCGTGCCGAGCGCCTGGTAGTCGTCGAGGTGGGCGCCGAGCGTGATCCAGCGGGCGCCGGGGTAGGCCGCCTCGAACCGGGCGCGGAGCGCGTCGGCCGTCGGCGAGGCCGAGGGCTCGGCGAGGACGGCGACGGAGAGCTCGCCGGCGCGGAGGCGGAGGCGGCTGGCCTCGGCCACGAACGCGCCCCAGTCGGCGCGGGCGGGCGCGGCCTCGCCGCGCGTCCAGACGTGGCGGCTCCGGTCCGGGTCGTAGAGCTGGAGGACGGAGGCCTGCGCGAAGATGTCGGTCGAGCCGCCGGAGACCGGGTGCTCGGGGTTGCCCTCGACCTTCGTCGGCCGGCCCTCGTGGCTCTGCACGAGGAGCGCGCGCCCGACGCCGCCGAGCGTCATCGACGTGGCGTAGTAGTTGGGCACGCCCGGGACCACGTCCTCGGGCTTGCGGGCGTAGGGCAGAATCGTCTCGACGGGCCGGCGGCAGCCGGTCATGCCGGCGAGCGCGGCGCTGGCGCCCATGACCTTGAGGAACGACCGGCGGCTGGTGCCCGCGTCGGCCTCGGTCACGGGGTCGAGGAACTCGCGGGAGGCGTCGGCGGCGGGCTGGCCGGGGCGGCTGCGCCAGGTGGGCGCCTGGCCCGCGGCGGCCTGGGCGTCTTCGTCGACCGCGCGGTCTGCGGCACTCAGGACGTCGAGCTCGATCATTGGGGTGAGTTCAGTGTTCGGAGTTCAGGGTTCGGAGTCCGGGGTCGTTCGAGCGGAAACG
This sequence is a window from Rubrivirga marina. Protein-coding genes within it:
- a CDS encoding 4Fe-4S dicluster domain-containing protein — its product is MIELDVLSAADRAVDEDAQAAAGQAPTWRSRPGQPAADASREFLDPVTEADAGTSRRSFLKVMGASAALAGMTGCRRPVETILPYARKPEDVVPGVPNYYATSMTLGGVGRALLVQSHEGRPTKVEGNPEHPVSGGSTDIFAQASVLQLYDPDRSRHVWTRGEAAPARADWGAFVAEASRLRLRAGELSVAVLAEPSASPTADALRARFEAAYPGARWITLGAHLDDYQALGTQQALGQPARPLYRFAEADVIVSLDADFLGAEDPNTVWNNRQYAASRRVDERGSMSRLYAIESTMTMTGGMADHRKAVKAGAVPFVAAAIAQGLGVGTGARASVSAEMQPFIDAIVQDVRAAGGAAAFVAGPTQPPQVHALAAALNGQFGGGVVEYLATGAEPVEPVGPQLVELVRDMAAGDVDVLLMLGTNPVYSLPAELQFEAALASVPVSIHHGLYRDETGQRATWHLPSAHYLESWGDARAYDGTLSVVQPLIAPLYADAHSDLEVLNTLATGRNNAGYDLLRQAWRQRLGGGFETAWRTALHDGFVADTAFASIGAGGGTADLSGLEPPTEGAIELVTRLSPTLYDGAFSNVSWMQEAPHPVTKLTWDPAALISPRTAVRLGLDAETRFDEDHDDQFEGTALDAGKNYARVIRITTAAGTPVELPVWVQPGHPDDSITAFLGYGRDLATDREIEDMNVFGRINRWLRPGSVDTDVYRAGTISAFVGAELSSGAPSARVERCRSLANTAVLPGVDIEEVADDYLLASTQDHGQMEGRAIVRSATVEEYLADPAFAKIEDHYVEDTPWENFDPLWGDDNAASEDPAIGDWLYSENQWGMTVDLNACTGCNACVVACQAENNVPVVGKDQVARGREMHWLRLDRYYVGADESDPGMVPQPMMCVHCENAPCEQVCPVNATAHSPDGLNEMTYNRCIGTRYCANNCPYKVRRYNFYNWTKTLPTEVQMQSNPYVTVRYRGVMEKCTFCVQRIRQAQQYAHIEDRPLEDGEVVTACQQACPADAIVFGDLRNAGSAVSRSKTSPRNYALLAELAVKPRLTYLARLRNPHPGLATPFDAVEHGHGAPEAHAADAEAEA